The proteins below come from a single Candidatus Peregrinibacteria bacterium genomic window:
- a CDS encoding HD domain-containing protein, which translates to MEFPIITKHRIHLQDFEKINACFEFTKKHLSDINRRSGESYAEHCSEVAQTLQEAIYDPSLICVALLHDLLVHPFGETIMKEAPLTEKEKNLVRKMHILRRLHIDSNTEDLEQFFDAFTNDGEILVLRMAHRLNDVRQLENFEKDLQLQIATETLHMYTAIAGRLSMHTWRHEMEDVCFFKVYPTIADEVSKKFEAYKEIDEICMYQTQALLERKLKEKNIQCEIDNRVKTYYSTYRKMIFKNRQFDKLTDRLAIRIITETLEDCYKVLGIVHQIFNPIPGKLKDYIGAPKINGYQSIHTVIYPLKGVTEEPIEIQIRSKNMHRICEYGTAAHENYKNYTYQLKTNTSQIDLLRELQNLKEGVKSPKQFENALREYFHNDHIAVFDGENNLYHIKNTSTAADFIKTVHKRNHTSTKELRINGKKSEVTIELKDGDIVEAKF; encoded by the coding sequence ATGGAGTTCCCAATAATCACAAAACATAGAATCCATTTACAAGATTTTGAAAAAATAAACGCCTGTTTTGAATTTACAAAAAAACACCTCTCAGACATTAATCGTAGAAGTGGTGAATCTTATGCAGAGCACTGCTCAGAAGTCGCACAAACTCTACAAGAGGCAATTTATGATCCATCACTAATTTGCGTAGCATTATTACATGACTTACTCGTACATCCATTTGGAGAAACAATAATGAAAGAAGCACCACTTACTGAAAAAGAAAAAAATCTAGTAAGAAAAATGCACATACTTCGTAGACTGCATATAGACTCAAACACAGAGGACTTAGAACAGTTTTTCGACGCATTTACAAATGATGGGGAAATCTTAGTATTAAGAATGGCGCACAGATTGAATGATGTAAGGCAGCTTGAAAATTTCGAAAAAGACCTACAGCTACAAATCGCAACTGAAACACTTCATATGTATACAGCGATAGCCGGAAGACTCAGTATGCACACATGGAGACATGAAATGGAAGATGTATGTTTTTTCAAAGTATATCCGACAATAGCAGATGAGGTCTCAAAAAAGTTTGAAGCTTACAAGGAAATAGACGAAATATGCATGTACCAAACACAAGCACTTTTAGAAAGAAAATTAAAAGAAAAAAACATTCAATGTGAAATTGATAACAGAGTCAAAACATATTATTCAACGTATAGAAAAATGATATTTAAGAATAGGCAATTTGATAAACTTACAGACAGATTGGCGATTAGAATAATTACAGAAACACTCGAAGATTGCTATAAGGTCCTTGGAATAGTACATCAAATTTTCAACCCGATTCCTGGGAAATTAAAAGACTATATTGGCGCTCCAAAAATAAATGGGTATCAATCTATTCACACTGTCATTTACCCACTCAAGGGTGTGACAGAAGAGCCAATAGAAATACAAATCAGATCAAAAAACATGCATCGTATTTGTGAATATGGTACTGCGGCTCATGAAAACTACAAAAATTACACTTATCAGCTAAAAACGAATACGTCACAAATTGATCTATTACGAGAATTACAAAATTTAAAAGAAGGCGTCAAATCACCCAAGCAATTTGAGAATGCATTAAGAGAATATTTCCATAATGATCATATTGCAGTATTTGATGGAGAAAATAATTTATATCATATAAAAAACACCTCAACTGCAGCGGATTTCATAAAAACGGTACATAAACGTAATCATACAAGTACAAAAGAATTAAGAATAAATGGCAAAAAATCCGAAGTCACAATTGAACTCAAAGATGGAGATATAGTCGAAGCAAAATTCTAA
- the lysX gene encoding lysine biosynthesis protein LysX, translated as MTQKPKVAMILSRIRLDEKYLLEAFEKRGVVVDRIDDRELILNVTDVLTRLKDYDVVVERCINHSRALYILDVLNAHGIKTVNSYEAANICGDKMKNSVALYKAGVPTPQVRVAFTAESALKAIEEMGYPVVLKPCVGSWGRLISKINDRDAAEAILEHKEVLGSYHHSTFYIQEYIDKIGGRDIRAFVIGDKTIAAIYRDSEHWITNTARGGKASKCEITPELDDICVRAAKACGGGMLAIDVFEMKDGTFSINEVNYTMEFKNSIETSGVDIPGLMADYVIAVGRGEEKLHWDACYAHCGNGECKV; from the coding sequence ATGACTCAAAAACCAAAAGTTGCAATGATCTTGTCTCGAATTCGTTTGGATGAAAAATATCTTCTTGAAGCGTTTGAGAAGCGAGGGGTAGTAGTTGATAGAATAGATGATCGTGAACTTATACTTAATGTGACTGATGTTTTGACCCGACTTAAGGATTATGATGTTGTCGTTGAAAGATGTATCAATCATTCACGAGCTCTTTATATTTTGGATGTGCTGAATGCACATGGGATCAAGACTGTAAACTCTTATGAAGCTGCGAATATTTGTGGAGATAAGATGAAGAATTCGGTAGCCTTGTATAAGGCAGGTGTGCCGACGCCTCAAGTGAGGGTCGCATTTACTGCAGAGTCAGCCCTTAAGGCTATTGAAGAAATGGGTTACCCTGTAGTTCTCAAGCCTTGCGTCGGCTCATGGGGTAGATTGATTTCAAAGATAAATGACCGTGATGCTGCAGAAGCTATTCTTGAACACAAAGAAGTTCTTGGTAGTTATCATCATTCAACTTTTTATATTCAAGAATATATAGATAAGATAGGTGGTCGTGATATTCGTGCCTTTGTAATTGGAGATAAAACTATTGCAGCTATATATCGTGATAGTGAGCATTGGATCACAAATACTGCGCGTGGTGGTAAGGCCTCAAAATGTGAAATTACTCCTGAGCTTGATGATATATGTGTGCGTGCGGCGAAAGCTTGTGGTGGAGGTATGCTTGCTATAGACGTTTTTGAAATGAAGGACGGAACATTCTCGATCAATGAAGTGAATTATACTATGGAGTTTAAAAATTCTATTGAGACATCTGGAGTTGATATTCCAGGTTTGATGGCGGACTATGTTATCGCGGTTGGAAGAGGTGAAGAAAAATTACACTGGGATGCGTGTTATGCGCATTGTGGAAATGGAGAGTGTAAGGTTTAG
- a CDS encoding pilin produces the protein MKKLFLTIWLLTLLILQLTMPLTAFAGPGDSVPGEEDLALDEGETFNSALDSESYGVDDEGSISGPSEHNDADAERLRRESLTGSQMFNEDCYGYPNGDSTDSSDFALKIDCILDTDEQDQSYFNWGWRTAPIEKVIIKAINYLMATIGSVAMLLIVIAGLMMITSPADENQRSKAIEILQSSIVSLVVAFSAYIIVNAVEGLFY, from the coding sequence ATGAAAAAATTATTTCTTACAATTTGGCTACTCACACTCTTAATCCTACAGCTAACAATGCCACTAACAGCATTTGCAGGGCCTGGTGATTCAGTCCCTGGAGAAGAAGACCTAGCATTGGATGAAGGAGAAACTTTTAATAGTGCTTTAGACTCTGAATCATACGGTGTAGATGATGAAGGCTCCATCAGTGGGCCCTCAGAACACAATGATGCAGATGCTGAACGACTAAGAAGAGAATCTTTAACAGGATCACAAATGTTCAACGAAGATTGCTACGGATATCCAAATGGGGATAGTACGGATTCTTCGGATTTTGCACTTAAGATAGATTGTATTCTAGATACAGACGAACAAGATCAATCTTATTTTAATTGGGGGTGGCGGACGGCTCCAATCGAAAAAGTAATCATCAAAGCTATAAATTATCTAATGGCAACTATCGGATCTGTCGCAATGTTACTTATAGTCATTGCAGGGCTTATGATGATAACTAGTCCGGCAGATGAAAACCAAAGATCAAAAGCTATAGAAATTTTACAATCATCAATTGTTTCCTTGGTGGTTGCCTTTTCTGCGTACATAATAGTAAATGCAGTTGAAGGACTATTTTATTAA
- the argC gene encoding N-acetyl-gamma-glutamyl-phosphate reductase, producing MAIKVSIVGASGYTGGELLRLLLFHPEVEIVAATSERLAGKPVKSEHPNLRNVTDLKFSSIADLPHSDVMFLCLPHGTSMHKIGEFLDKADKIIDLSADFRLKTSADYEKWYGTPHPRADLLKEFVYGIPELHREAIRKAKYVAACGCNATTTILTLYPLFKAGVVESEFHVDAKCGASQAGTKVTPGSHYAERFQCLRSYQPTGHRHIAEMEQELSDVAGQDLTVNFSATSVTLVRGILVTAHLKLKEKMQEIDIWKIYREAYGNERFIRLVKDKQGIFRYPEPKLLAGTNFCDIGFELDTDGQHLVMIGAIDNMMKGASGQAVQCMNLMCGFPEDMSLEFCGLHPV from the coding sequence ATGGCTATAAAAGTTTCGATAGTTGGGGCGAGTGGGTACACTGGAGGAGAATTATTGCGTTTATTGTTGTTTCATCCAGAGGTGGAGATAGTGGCGGCGACGTCTGAAAGACTCGCCGGCAAACCAGTCAAAAGCGAGCATCCTAATCTGAGGAATGTTACTGATTTGAAATTTTCTTCTATTGCAGATTTACCTCACAGCGACGTGATGTTTCTTTGTTTGCCGCATGGCACTTCGATGCACAAGATCGGAGAATTTTTGGATAAAGCCGATAAAATTATTGATTTGTCTGCTGATTTTCGTCTAAAAACTTCTGCTGATTATGAAAAATGGTATGGCACTCCGCACCCTCGTGCGGACCTCCTAAAAGAATTCGTGTATGGTATACCCGAGCTCCATCGCGAAGCGATTCGCAAGGCCAAATATGTTGCAGCTTGTGGTTGCAATGCTACGACTACTATTTTGACTTTGTATCCACTTTTCAAAGCAGGCGTAGTTGAGTCTGAATTTCATGTTGATGCTAAATGTGGGGCTTCTCAAGCTGGAACAAAAGTTACACCCGGTTCACATTATGCTGAGAGATTTCAATGTCTCAGGTCCTATCAACCAACCGGGCATCGGCACATTGCTGAGATGGAGCAAGAGCTTTCGGATGTCGCTGGTCAAGATTTGACTGTGAATTTTTCCGCAACTTCAGTAACTCTTGTTCGAGGAATTCTTGTCACGGCTCATTTGAAATTAAAAGAAAAAATGCAAGAAATTGATATTTGGAAAATTTATCGAGAAGCCTATGGAAATGAAAGATTTATCCGTTTAGTAAAAGATAAGCAGGGAATCTTCCGATATCCGGAACCAAAACTTCTCGCAGGTACAAATTTTTGTGATATAGGATTTGAGCTTGATACTGATGGGCAGCACCTTGTGATGATAGGAGCTATCGATAACATGATGAAAGGGGCGAGCGGTCAAGCCGTACAATGTATGAATCTTATGTGTGGATTTCCTGAGGACATGAGTCTTGAGTTCTGTGGCTTACATCCGGTTTAG
- a CDS encoding pilin, with product MKKTIHTIGKIFKKSIITLSLILCLIAVAQPVIVHAEDTTCANNTQDSNDTGTAVSNPCVVPPTIPKPDTLPGPSTATDTGLNHERYLITDLIPTLIRGAINLLGGITIIAIMYAGIQYLTAFGDDTKLEAAKKNLIYAIIGLMIAMFSYTIVRIISDVPLSSTNEIPEATSDTTYQVP from the coding sequence ATGAAAAAAACAATCCACACAATTGGTAAGATTTTCAAAAAAAGTATAATTACACTTAGTCTTATATTATGCTTAATTGCAGTTGCGCAACCGGTAATAGTTCATGCGGAAGACACAACATGTGCAAACAATACACAAGATAGTAATGATACGGGGACGGCTGTCAGCAACCCTTGCGTTGTTCCACCAACTATCCCAAAACCAGACACATTGCCAGGCCCGAGCACTGCTACTGACACAGGGCTCAATCATGAAAGATATTTGATCACTGATCTCATACCAACCTTGATTCGCGGAGCTATAAATCTCCTCGGGGGAATAACTATTATCGCTATCATGTATGCGGGTATCCAATACCTAACAGCATTTGGAGATGACACAAAACTTGAGGCCGCAAAGAAAAATCTTATCTATGCAATAATAGGTTTGATGATAGCAATGTTCTCATACACAATAGTTCGTATAATTAGCGACGTACCACTTTCTAGTACAAATGAAATCCCGGAAGCAACAAGTGATACTACATACCAGGTACCATAA
- a CDS encoding FtsQ-type POTRA domain-containing protein — protein MIFRRKKTTKSKYTSYSSYTRGSDGRKFNPKKAGSLGGAIVSKNIKIIFKIFIILFLIVVVFFGGYYVFFSGSMIVKETALFENDIRIDHDIILSEINSHKGGSLLGINKMDLTTELKAKYPEIESVKIKKKMPDKLYVYISKYPAAANLIVKVDEVQRKYIINTEGSIMKADAEDNTLPYITMTRDKAYNSKEQIFTPGQLDKILKAEKLFEQKFGMQVIDVIYLEKAREFHLKTEKNFDVWLSLEIDYKSQLSKLKAAEQKLNINTEVLEYIDLRISGNNGEKVIFKRR, from the coding sequence ATGATTTTTAGAAGAAAAAAAACAACCAAATCAAAATATACAAGTTATTCAAGCTATACCAGGGGGAGTGATGGACGCAAGTTTAATCCAAAGAAGGCGGGGAGCCTTGGCGGTGCCATAGTTTCAAAAAATATAAAGATAATATTTAAAATATTTATTATTTTATTTTTAATAGTTGTTGTGTTTTTTGGCGGTTATTACGTATTTTTCTCTGGAAGTATGATAGTCAAAGAAACCGCTTTATTTGAAAACGATATCCGTATTGATCATGACATAATCTTAAGTGAAATAAATTCTCATAAAGGAGGGTCTTTATTGGGTATCAACAAAATGGATTTGACAACCGAATTGAAGGCGAAATACCCGGAAATAGAATCAGTGAAAATAAAAAAGAAAATGCCCGATAAACTTTATGTTTACATCTCAAAATATCCTGCGGCGGCAAACCTAATAGTCAAAGTAGATGAAGTACAAAGGAAATATATAATAAATACAGAAGGGAGTATCATGAAGGCCGATGCGGAAGACAATACGCTACCATACATAACGATGACACGAGACAAAGCTTACAACTCAAAAGAGCAGATATTTACACCAGGGCAACTTGATAAAATACTAAAAGCTGAAAAACTTTTTGAACAAAAGTTCGGTATGCAAGTTATAGACGTTATATACTTAGAAAAAGCTCGAGAATTTCATCTAAAAACTGAGAAAAACTTTGATGTATGGCTAAGTCTTGAGATAGATTACAAATCACAATTATCAAAATTAAAGGCTGCAGAGCAAAAATTAAATATAAATACGGAGGTCTTGGAATATATAGATCTTAGGATTTCCGGCAATAATGGTGAAAAAGTCATTTTCAAAAGAAGATAA
- a CDS encoding type IV pilus twitching motility protein PilT: protein MSDQVNKILKTAVEYGASDVFISCGSKPSLRINGDLVIIDQHDEVDEMIFEEYLNFLATDSQKNKFAETRDLDFSIHIENLGRFRVNMFVQRKGPSAVLRPIPHNIKSIDELNLPEQLKDITKLESGLILLTGPTGSGKSTTLAAMINEINTANAKHIITIEDPIEFVHDNKMSIIEQREVGTHTDSFGTALRAALREDPDVILVGEMRDLETIAMAVTAAETGHLVFGTLHTAGAPNTIDRIIDVFPPNQQSQIKTQLAMSLKAVIWQKLIPTINGKTRIPAIEIMMNTNAIANLIRKGSTHQIYSSMETGMREGMQTMSTALRTLVQQGHITENQMMYHLGEIMEDEPNNQQQQ from the coding sequence ATGAGTGACCAAGTAAACAAAATTCTTAAGACGGCGGTTGAATATGGGGCTTCTGACGTGTTCATTTCCTGTGGTAGTAAGCCATCTTTACGTATTAATGGGGATTTGGTGATTATCGATCAACATGATGAAGTTGATGAGATGATATTCGAGGAATATTTGAACTTTTTGGCGACAGATAGCCAAAAAAATAAATTTGCAGAAACACGAGATTTGGATTTTTCAATACATATAGAAAATCTAGGACGATTTAGAGTAAATATGTTTGTCCAAAGAAAAGGCCCTTCAGCAGTACTTAGGCCAATTCCACATAACATAAAATCCATAGATGAGCTTAATCTACCAGAACAACTTAAGGATATAACCAAATTAGAAAGTGGACTTATATTGCTTACAGGGCCAACCGGTTCCGGTAAATCCACCACGCTAGCTGCAATGATAAATGAAATTAATACAGCAAATGCCAAACATATTATTACAATTGAAGATCCAATCGAATTTGTACATGACAACAAAATGTCAATTATAGAACAAAGGGAAGTTGGTACACATACAGATAGTTTTGGGACGGCGCTCCGCGCCGCCCTCCGCGAAGACCCGGATGTAATCCTAGTCGGAGAGATGCGAGACCTTGAAACGATCGCTATGGCGGTAACAGCTGCTGAAACAGGCCATCTGGTCTTCGGCACCCTGCATACAGCAGGGGCTCCTAATACAATTGACCGTATTATCGATGTATTCCCTCCGAATCAACAATCTCAGATCAAAACGCAACTTGCGATGAGTCTGAAAGCCGTGATCTGGCAAAAACTAATTCCAACGATCAATGGTAAGACTCGCATCCCCGCAATCGAAATAATGATGAATACAAATGCTATCGCAAACCTGATCCGCAAAGGATCGACTCATCAAATTTACTCATCAATGGAAACCGGAATGCGTGAAGGTATGCAGACAATGTCAACCGCACTGCGAACACTCGTCCAACAAGGCCACATCACGGAGAATCAAATGATGTACCACCTCGGTGAAATCATGGAAGACGAACCAAATAACCAACAGCAACAATAA
- a CDS encoding pilus assembly PilX N-terminal domain-containing protein — protein MNKLVSKKGSALVMSLFFMSILIVLSFAVNYMLLNEVRSERNFLEGVKAYYSAEAGVEDALLQVSVNNAGEDISQTSSIPFVTDAFDEEDISQVSQSKYSYTVTARGGRNPCVFENKTADGFAVLKSGESVVIPLNGNNVFNVEYYIVNTAYPDNTTSNDPSLIMLNDVLRWKILGNRSLGDSLGALEAISDYFPINDVTHNTPDTPSTFGTSADALPFQKGKYYDIIEGATFDATADSLYLDIDAYSNNFADGGFHYIFHPDYMISDFLSSHGNNELMLTNYLNVIPPTDPELPLIYNANDYDLYYRVNPNPDIAAGERFTIACSAVHISADGHSPNEDFVQSIDVIRPLDQASPFTDFVWYQNQPEIH, from the coding sequence ATGAATAAATTAGTTTCAAAGAAAGGTTCCGCACTGGTTATGTCATTGTTTTTTATGTCGATACTTATCGTGCTTTCTTTTGCAGTGAATTACATGCTTCTCAACGAAGTTCGCTCAGAGCGAAATTTCTTGGAAGGAGTGAAGGCTTATTATAGTGCAGAGGCCGGCGTTGAAGATGCACTTTTGCAAGTTAGTGTGAACAATGCAGGCGAAGATATCTCGCAAACTTCTTCTATCCCATTTGTTACAGATGCGTTTGATGAAGAAGATATCTCTCAAGTTTCACAATCAAAATATTCTTATACAGTTACTGCACGAGGTGGTAGGAATCCATGTGTGTTTGAAAATAAAACAGCAGATGGTTTTGCAGTTTTGAAATCCGGAGAATCAGTCGTGATTCCACTGAATGGTAATAATGTTTTTAATGTTGAATATTATATAGTGAACACTGCTTATCCTGATAATACCACGAGCAATGATCCTTCACTCATTATGTTAAACGACGTGCTTCGTTGGAAGATTTTGGGTAATCGTTCGTTAGGTGATTCCTTGGGTGCCCTTGAAGCGATTTCTGATTATTTCCCAATTAATGATGTAACTCACAATACTCCGGATACTCCATCTACATTTGGTACAAGTGCTGATGCCCTACCTTTTCAAAAAGGTAAGTATTACGACATTATAGAGGGTGCAACTTTCGATGCTACCGCTGATTCGCTTTATCTTGATATAGATGCATATAGTAATAATTTTGCGGATGGTGGATTCCATTATATTTTCCATCCGGATTATATGATTTCTGATTTCCTCTCTTCACATGGAAATAACGAACTGATGCTGACTAATTATTTGAATGTTATACCGCCAACAGACCCTGAACTTCCGCTTATTTACAATGCAAATGACTATGATCTTTATTATAGGGTTAATCCAAACCCTGACATAGCGGCCGGAGAACGCTTTACTATCGCCTGTAGCGCAGTTCACATTAGTGCAGATGGGCATAGTCCAAATGAAGATTTTGTTCAGAGTATTGATGTTATTCGCCCACTAGACCAAGCTTCACCATTTACGGACTTCGTTTGGTATCAAAATCAGCCTGAGATTCACTAA
- a CDS encoding tRNA-dihydrouridine synthase: protein MPKFSWNNLPHPIICLAPMAGYTDSAYRQLIKMIAPEVICFTEFTNVKGLKYGSKRTLAQVGFNPEIERPIVAQIFGKEPDDFAGAAKMLEEMGVDAIDINMGCPAKKVVSSDHGSALFKNPNLAAQIVEATAKATSLPVSIKMRLGTKDKDAKFLIDYCKEMESCGAALITIHGRTAKQMYTGIADYELIYEVKKNVKIPVIGNGDVVSVESAKEKLGNLDGLMIGRGTMGNPWLMAEVWHAFHDDKNSPDYTPYVPPLTFSEKLPWTLKHMELSVETKGEKRGVMEMRKYLAMSVKDFHGASEYRQRLVRMETYDEAKKLLLEINEHFGDLETKVVMMD from the coding sequence ATGCCAAAATTCTCCTGGAACAATTTGCCCCACCCAATTATTTGCCTCGCTCCGATGGCGGGTTATACAGATTCAGCGTATCGCCAACTCATCAAAATGATAGCCCCGGAGGTTATTTGTTTTACTGAATTTACAAATGTCAAAGGTCTCAAATATGGTTCCAAAAGAACGCTAGCTCAAGTTGGATTTAACCCGGAAATAGAACGACCAATAGTTGCCCAGATATTTGGAAAAGAACCTGATGATTTCGCAGGAGCGGCAAAAATGCTAGAAGAAATGGGAGTTGATGCAATAGATATAAATATGGGATGTCCTGCGAAAAAAGTTGTATCTTCGGATCACGGGTCTGCACTATTCAAAAACCCTAACTTGGCTGCACAAATAGTAGAAGCCACTGCAAAGGCGACATCTTTGCCGGTATCAATAAAAATGAGACTTGGAACCAAAGATAAGGATGCAAAATTTCTAATTGATTACTGTAAAGAAATGGAATCATGCGGAGCTGCTTTGATTACTATTCATGGCCGCACTGCAAAACAAATGTACACAGGAATAGCTGATTATGAATTAATTTATGAAGTAAAAAAGAATGTAAAAATCCCAGTAATAGGGAATGGTGACGTCGTTTCCGTAGAATCCGCAAAAGAAAAGCTAGGAAACCTGGACGGCCTCATGATCGGCCGTGGCACCATGGGCAACCCATGGCTTATGGCTGAGGTTTGGCATGCTTTTCATGACGACAAAAACTCCCCAGATTACACACCATATGTACCCCCACTCACTTTTTCCGAAAAGCTCCCATGGACACTCAAACACATGGAGCTCTCTGTCGAGACCAAAGGCGAAAAACGCGGAGTCATGGAAATGCGCAAATACCTTGCGATGAGCGTAAAAGACTTCCATGGAGCATCCGAATACCGCCAGCGCCTCGTCCGAATGGAGACTTATGACGAAGCAAAAAAACTCCTCCTCGAAATAAACGAACATTTCGGAGATTTGGAGACCAAAGTGGTTATGATGGACTAA
- a CDS encoding class I tRNA ligase family protein, with product MQKKITIQTAIAYPNAKPHIGHALEFVQADALARFYRLAGFDVMFTTGTDEHGTKIYKTAKEEGMTPEELLDHNVPYFKDMCEKLNISNDLFLRTSDEMLKAGAQKLWRLLVDAGDIYKAAYEGLYCSGCENYMLEKDLVDGMCPNHMRAPEVLKEENYFFKLSKYIPWLNEHIGIELQVVSEFRVSEIKNMLKDLNDISFSRPKSVLPWGVPVPDDPEHVMYVWSDALANYLTGLGYAQDSEDYKKFWPTDINIIGKDIMKFHAIYWPAMLKSANLPLPKKLYVHGFVTSEGKKMSKSLGNVVDPIEFAAVYGADALRYYLLSQVPTQDDGDFSKDRFLESYEAHLANNVGNLVSRTVAMVEKYFDGKISKSMADKGGEHSLKTIEELYADYAKAFEDYDIKLATEKSMQVAEYANKFVEDNKPWALAKLAAEGDSSKNDELAFALFHLLEVIRVMAVMLLPFIPDKAVLVFESLGLSTDDFNFENMFEVQGSYSVKKGESLFPRIEVI from the coding sequence ATGCAAAAGAAGATTACTATTCAGACAGCTATAGCTTATCCAAATGCGAAACCGCATATTGGGCATGCTCTTGAATTTGTGCAGGCGGATGCTTTGGCACGATTTTATAGATTAGCCGGTTTTGACGTGATGTTTACAACCGGTACCGATGAGCATGGGACAAAAATTTATAAAACTGCAAAAGAAGAAGGTATGACCCCTGAAGAATTACTTGATCACAATGTGCCATATTTCAAAGATATGTGTGAAAAGTTAAATATAAGCAATGATCTTTTTCTTCGAACTTCAGACGAAATGTTAAAAGCCGGAGCTCAGAAACTTTGGAGATTACTTGTTGATGCAGGTGATATATACAAAGCTGCGTACGAAGGGCTTTATTGCTCAGGGTGTGAAAATTACATGCTAGAGAAGGATTTGGTAGATGGTATGTGTCCAAATCACATGCGTGCGCCTGAAGTACTCAAAGAAGAGAATTATTTTTTCAAACTTTCAAAATATATTCCTTGGTTAAATGAACATATTGGCATAGAACTTCAGGTTGTTTCTGAGTTTCGAGTTTCGGAAATAAAAAATATGTTAAAGGATTTGAATGATATTAGTTTTTCTCGTCCAAAATCAGTACTTCCTTGGGGAGTGCCTGTTCCTGACGATCCTGAACATGTGATGTATGTTTGGTCGGACGCTTTGGCGAACTATCTGACTGGACTTGGGTATGCGCAGGACTCTGAGGATTATAAAAAATTCTGGCCAACAGATATAAATATTATTGGGAAAGATATTATGAAATTTCATGCGATATATTGGCCGGCTATGCTTAAATCTGCAAATTTACCGTTACCAAAAAAATTATACGTGCATGGATTTGTCACTTCAGAAGGTAAAAAAATGAGTAAGTCACTTGGGAATGTAGTTGATCCGATAGAGTTTGCGGCTGTTTACGGGGCGGATGCGCTTCGTTATTATTTGCTTTCTCAAGTGCCAACTCAAGATGATGGGGATTTCTCAAAAGATCGTTTTCTCGAAAGCTACGAAGCGCATCTTGCAAACAATGTTGGGAACCTGGTTTCTCGTACAGTTGCAATGGTGGAGAAATATTTTGATGGCAAGATAAGTAAATCAATGGCTGATAAAGGTGGTGAACATTCATTAAAAACGATTGAAGAATTGTATGCTGATTATGCCAAGGCTTTTGAAGATTATGATATCAAGCTTGCAACTGAAAAATCTATGCAGGTCGCTGAATACGCAAATAAATTTGTAGAAGATAACAAGCCTTGGGCACTCGCAAAGCTTGCCGCCGAAGGAGACAGCTCAAAAAACGATGAACTGGCATTTGCATTATTTCACTTACTTGAAGTGATACGTGTGATGGCGGTTATGTTGCTTCCATTTATTCCTGATAAAGCTGTTTTAGTTTTTGAATCACTTGGCTTATCCACAGATGATTTCAATTTTGAAAACATGTTTGAAGTTCAAGGAAGTTATAGCGTAAAAAAAGGTGAATCACTTTTTCCCAGGATAGAAGTGATTTAA
- a CDS encoding small basic family protein, with the protein MIWSLIGILLGIIIGLSMDIDIPIELTRYTAVIIIGMLDALFGAIRAEFTKDDYDPLIFLTGLFFNTVLAVGITYLGDRLGLDLYLAATVVFTFRIFSNVGIVRRVMIEKWISEKTVKTNKK; encoded by the coding sequence ATGATTTGGTCTCTGATTGGAATACTTTTAGGAATTATCATAGGGTTGAGCATGGATATCGACATCCCTATTGAACTCACAAGATATACAGCGGTTATTATTATAGGTATGCTAGATGCTCTTTTTGGGGCTATCCGTGCAGAATTCACCAAAGACGACTATGATCCGCTTATTTTCCTTACAGGTCTGTTTTTTAACACCGTGCTAGCAGTAGGTATTACATATCTGGGAGACAGACTTGGACTTGATCTATATCTTGCTGCAACTGTTGTATTTACGTTCAGAATCTTCTCAAATGTTGGAATAGTTAGAAGAGTTATGATTGAAAAGTGGATAAGTGAAAAAACTGTAAAGACAAACAAAAAGTAA
- the lysW gene encoding lysine biosynthesis protein LysW — protein MKATCTECAAEFTLAAGTEAGEIVICEDCGCELEVRKVDGMEATLELAPEADEDWGE, from the coding sequence ATAAAAGCAACTTGTACAGAATGTGCGGCAGAATTTACTCTAGCAGCAGGAACTGAGGCAGGTGAGATTGTTATATGTGAGGACTGTGGATGTGAATTAGAGGTTCGTAAAGTCGATGGCATGGAAGCTACTTTGGAGCTTGCACCTGAAGCTGATGAAGATTGGGGTGAATAA